tcgtcgagcttgcagaacggttctcctgtttgggtcattattacgattgggtacatttggaatgttgatatctggtgcacggattgcacaggttgtggctttaaattgtattgatgtgtcatgtcactggAGTGGTCGTGTTAGAggagacgaggtcattgggcctataatggatgctatcagatttgattgtggtataattaggaggataatatcggaagtcggctttgaaattggctatagttcttgtagaaggaacgagagctccatgacctgttggtctaatgaatggctatgaatttggtatgtttctttcatcatcggcagtgtacgaaggttttgaaaatgaggttttgtctgatatgagtttattactggcactggattgatttgagtcgatactgtgatttgaaatcattgcttcgagcattcgagctatgcggtatttgaatttgagtatttgagttatggttacagcTTTTGGTACAGATTGTTCAGACATATACGGTATGTAGATGCAAACTTCTcatcttataggaaatttcggatgttggaaatttgattcgaaggcttgtgggctaggttgaattgagaaatttcagttatgttgtgctatcggacctgtatgggatagggtgatcATCCCCAGGTATGTGCATGTGAAAGctacacagcgatttgatggcttttggaacaactctaggcacgttcgaggacgaacgtatgtttaagtgggggaggatgtaacgacccgaccagtcgttttgagagttataaccctgttttccccattcctacttctttttgtgttattcagctatattatgttatatcgggttagttggttcgagtccggaaggaactcagagtgaaatgagacacttagtctcataattgaaaattttaagttagaaaagtggaccggatacggacctatgtgtaaacgacctcagatttgaattttgatgattccaatagctccgtatggtgattttgggcttaggtgCGTGCCCGGAATATTTTTttgaagtccgtagaggaattaggcttgaaatgccaaaagttttatttttgagaagtttgaccaggggttgactttttgataccggggtcggaatccgattctgaaaattgaaatacctctgttatgtcatttgggacttgtgtgcaaaatttgaggtcaatcggacgtgatttgataggttccggagttgtttgtagaaattagaaatttcaaagttcattaggcttgaattggggtgtaattcatggttttagcgttgtttgaggtgatttgaggattcgactaagttcgtatgatattttaggacttgttggtatatttggttgaggtcccgagggcctcgggtaagtttcagatggttaacggatcaaaaattaaacgagaacagctgctgcaatttccttgtGTTGGAAAtcgcttctgcccagaaatcgagcccaaatgtgagcccagatcgagctcagggtcgagggccacgactgaagcccagatcgagctcagggtcaagggacacgatcgaaggcatgatcgagcccagagtcgagggccacgaacgaaggcatgatcgagcctagggtcgagggtcacggtcgaagacataatcgagggccaggatcaagaaccaggatcgaggtccaggaccgaggaccaggatcgaggacctcgatcgaaggccaagatcgaggcagaaccgaggatgtctgggcagaattataaaaacacgGACTTCGTcctatttgccatttttgacaaattggagcttgaggagagacgatttttgatatattttcaaggaaaaacttgaggtaagtcccttgtgatcatttctactccataatattaaattatcatcgaataatccgactagattacatgattttgaggtgtaaatcggagactggaacttagaaatttggaaataagatttgtagatttgagggttgagttgatgtcagattttggtaaaattagtatgggtaaACTCGTGGTtcaatgggctttcggattttgtaacttttgtcgggttctgagatgtgggccccacgggcaatttttgaggcaatttcggattttggtctaattttgtagtttttcttgtggaattaattccaatgaattttattgaccgaaacgaattatttatgaccagattcgaggcgtttggagaccaattcacgaggaaagggcattgcagaataagaattttgcggtttgaggtaagtaacgattgtaaatctagtcttgagggtatgaaaccccggatttttgtatcattctactatttttagtgacgcacatgctaggtgacgggcgtgtggacgtgcactgttggggatttgtgacttggtccgtcccataacaattgtaaagttgcatactttgttgaaaccattgatacttatatgttttggaaagattttctgtaaattgggctgaatgccatatttgggccttgcgccaatgctgtttggaccatTAGAGACTGTTTTTTACCATCCTCTCACTATTTTTGATTGAAAATTCTATattcagtcatgtttatacttgtttaccgcataactcagttttatgactctattttgatgcatataaatgttttgggctgaatgccctgttttactgaaatgcccgagtggcttgatttgtgaggatgagtgtggatcggagatgcccgcctgcagcatactttatgactgagtgaggccgagagcctgatttgtgaggatgagtgtggatcggggctgccagcttgcagcatactttattattatcgcacgtgagttgtccgtgcagattataacgcttgggctgaaggagcctctccggagtctgtacacacctccagtgagcgcaggtacctacctactgagtgcgagtgccgagtgctgagtgactgggaggcaagagtgattatgaggtatgcccgagtggcaagagtgattgtgaggtatgcccgagtggcaagagtgattgtgaggtatgcccgagtggcaagagtaattgtgaggtatgcccgagtggcacgagtgactgtgaggtttgcccgaggggctgtatatgagtgatgttttgcccgaggaactgtttatgatttcatcatttttttttgctcacctttgtttgaaaaattgttggaaaaatgtctttaaatgattttttttactggaactgggtttaaacgagatgtttgattcaaatcctgatttttaagagcatatggtattttactgagatttcttgatatgaacgttatatgctttattgctcgtcactactgctcagtctttatttattgttgttacttactgagttggcgtactcacgttactccctgcaccttgtgtgcagatccaggtgtagctggacacagtAGCTGTTATTGAGTGttattttcttggagatagcaaggtagctgtttggcgatcgcagcccctgctcttctccctcttatcttcctctagttgtatttagctattttttgagttgagttagccttgatattgttagacagattgtagtatatgctcatgactagtgacaccctgatgtcgggcttttcttttccgcacttctgtttttctttgatttgaactctttaaatgaaggtttatgttaaataacatttgaATTATctctgaaatgaaaatatcggtttgttttggaaatgagtcggcttgcctagttccacgataggcgccatcatgaaaggggttagttttgggtcgtgacatcacgTCTCTCCAGTACTTCTTTGGCCTGATCTACTTCTCCTAAGACGCATgaaggccaacctctcacacctcatAATGGAGCATATGTGCCTCCTCTTCACATGCCTGAACCATCTAACCCTCGGTTCCCCTATCTCATCTTCTACATGAGCCACGCCTACCTTGTCTTAAATATTTCATTCCTAATTTTATCTATTCTGGTTTGCCTgcatatccatctcaacatctTCATTTTTGCTACCTTCATCCTCTGGACATGTGAGTTCTTGACAGACTAATACTTTGTCCCGCACAAcatggtcggtctaaccaccTTTGTAGAACTTATCTTTAAGATTTTGTGGCATATTTTTATCACATAAAATACTGAAAGCGAGCCTCTATTTCATCCACCCAGCTCTAGTACGATGTGCGACATCGTTGTCAACTCCCAATTTCTTTGTATAACTGACCtaaggtacttgaaactttctCTTTTGGGGATAAACTTGTGTATCAAGCTTCACGTCCCCGTCCGCTTCATGAGTCGcatcactgaacttgcactccaagtattctatcttggtcctactcaacttAAATCCTTTAAACTCCAGGGTCTGCCTTCAAACTTACAACCTCGTGTTAACACCACCTCCCCTCTAGTCAATCCGTACAATATCATctacaaataacatacaccatgatACCTCCCATTAAATATGATGCATCAGTGCATCCATttctatgaaaaataaaaataagttgaGAGTTGATCCTTAGTGCAGCCCCATTCAATTAAAAAGTATTCTGAGTCTCCTCATTGTCTTCAATGGGCTTTAAACTCCatcgtacatgtccttaatcgccctaatatATGCAAGAAccacacctctagcctccaaacatatCCACATAACATCCCTCAGGACTTTATTGTAAGCCTTCTCTAAGTCGATAAACACCATATGTAAGTCCTTCTTcatctccctatactgctccaccaaTCTCCTCGCAAGGTGAATGTCTTCTGTCATCGAATATCCCAGTATGAATCTGAACTGGTTTTCGAAAATAGATATACTCTTCCTCACCCCCaactccaccaccctctcccaaacttttatAGTGTAACCAAGAAGCTTGATATCCTTATAGTTAtcgcaattttggatatcacccttgttctacACAAAAGGATCATCGTACTCTACCTTCATTCTTCAGGAATCTTCTTCATCCTAAAGATGACATTAAACAATCTAGTGCCCACTCCAAGCTTACCCTGCCCAGgctcttccaaaattccaccgagATTTCGTCTAGCCCGGCCACCGCATAGCCCCCTAGACCTCCTAGACTCTTATATGCCTACAATACCCTAAGTCTCGGTGACTCTTGGAGTGCTCCAAAACACCCAACGCAATGTTCCTTTCCCCCTCTTCATTCAAGATTTTATGAAAGTATGTCTACCATCTTCCCTGAACATGTGCTTCTTCCATCAAAACTCTGTCTTTCTCATCTTTGATACACTTCAATTGATCCAGGTCACGGGTCTTCCTTTCTCTCATCTTGACTAGCATGTACATGTTCTTGTCCCGCCTTTACCCCCCAAGTTCTGCACTACCTTCAAATACGCCattttttttggcttttattttttcttagacCTCTCTATTTCATCACCAGTCCCCTTGTGACCATCATAGTACCCCCTTTGATACCCTTAATACCTCTCTAGTAGCTTTCTTAATGCAATCCGATGTCGTGGTCCACATACCACTCACGTCCCCACTAGTTCTCCAGGCCTCCATAGCCAATAACTTCTCCCCAACTCCTAAGATTTGTCATTCATCAAGGCTCCCACTTGATCTTAGGTTTGACCATACACATCTCTCTTTCTCCTCTCTCTTTTGATCTCAAAGTCCATAACCAAGAGCCTATGTTGGATCGTGAGGTTCTTACTCTGGATAACTTTGCAATCCGTGCATAGACCTCTATTACACTTCCTCAATACTAGATAATCGCTTTGGATCTTGGCCACAGAACTTTGGAAGGTGACCAAATGCTAATCCTTCTTCTGAAAACTCGAGTTAGCTACCACCAATCAAAAGCTTTAACAAAATCCAACAATAAAGTTCCTCCTCGTTTCTATCTCCAAAATCGAAGTCGCCATACACATCATCATAACAGTCAGAAGTCGTTCTGATGtggccattgaaatctcctcctatgaaaagCTTTTGTTGACAAACTAAAGGAGAGGAAATTAAATTATGTTAAATTTGGGATGGGAGTAACTGAATGCATAAATTGGGAACAGAGaacaaaagtaacaaaatatgcTCTAGTTCACAGTTGGAAAACCAATTTTTTTTAGTATATAtgcatatttgaatttttattactATACACCTACTTTATATGCTGAATTCTTCAATCTTTATTTTATCGAACGAACCTGACTGAAAAGTAAACAGTTTAATGGAAATCATTTCAACTTGGTTACCAAAattaaattcaatccaaactgtATTGTCCTGCCAAATCTAAAAAAGTGCCATTAGAAAATATAACATTTAAATATAAGTAATTTCAAATATTATCTTATAAAACAAAATATTGATAATTAATTCTATCAAAGGATACGTttgaaatattataatttttttttatcatttaattagtttcTTTATAAGAAATCCAAAATATAGCATGTGAGTAGATTATATCAAATGATAATaaagattttatttcaaaatagAGAATGTGTGTGTATTATATCAACCAGCATAGAGAgatataaattgatacaaaacacataaaaaatatataaaatgaacCCATTTAAAATAAAGTTAAAACTTCTAATCCATGGAATAATATTATTAGTAAAGCTATTTTATACATTTTGAAACATTTGGAAACGAGGGTCTAACAAAAATTATTACTTCACTTATTAGAAGGGAGGAAATTGTACAAAGCATACCCTATAAACTATTCTCACATATCAAACCCTTTCTCCATTTGCTTCTTTCTTATCGGCCGATTCCTCAATCTCTCCATTTCTCTCTCTTTTCAATCTTTCAGGTAACAGCACCATCCTTCTCATGAAAGCTCAACGTCTTATTCCCGATATTAATTTTATCATCGGAATGTGTATTACTTTGTTTCTAGTTCTATAATTGTGTATCTGAgcattgttttattttattttatatataattatttttgatgttttgatgtaaATGGAATCAAGATACGTGTTGTTCCATGTGTTTTTAAACTGATTAGATCTGAGTCTATTAATCATTTGAAGTAAATTTTGCTACTGTGGGATATTATTGTTTATTGGAGTTTTGGTCAGTGTTTGGTGAACTAATCAGATTGTTgtattagttttttttaattttgagcATCTGTTTTGATTTTGGATGTAGGGTTTTAAAGTTTTGTTTGGATTGTCAGTTTGTTGTATTAGTTTTCTTAATTTGGGTTTCGGTTTTTGATTTTGGATGTAGGGTTTTGAAGGTCTGTTTTGATTCCTGTTTTTATTGGATAAGTAATACATCATCTGCCGAAACTGCTAGTAGTTAAGTTGAATAATGGGGAGAAAGAAGGGGACAGAACGCGAAGAGGATAACCCTGAGCCCGCCAAGCAGGTTGCGGGTGGTGGGGGAGGTAAGTCGAAGAAGAAGAATCGGGGGGTGATTGACGATGATGAGTACTCTATCGGAACTGAATTGTCTGAAGAACCTTCGGTTCAGGACGAGTCACTACCGGCTGCACCTGCCTTTGGTAAGAAAAAGGGCAAGAAGGGCAAGAAATCGGGGCCCAGAGATGATGACGACGATGACGATGAAATGGACGAGAAGCATGTTGTGAAAGAGGATGATGTGCCAGAAATTATTTTTGCAGGTAAAAAGAAGTCATCTAAGAAGAAGAATGTGgcaattgatgatgatgagtacTCTGTTGGAACAGAGTTATATGAAGAGCCTGTGGTTGTGGAAGAAAAAGTAGCAGGTGGCAAGAAAAAAGGTAAAAAGGGGAAGAAGGGTGGTGGGGCAAATGCCTCTAATTATGGAGTACTTGGAGAGGATGATGATGAGGAAGACAGGTTGGATCTAACGAGGGATAGTGACCAAGAAGATGAAAGCATTGCCCCCTTCTCTGGGAAAGTGAAGAAGTCGAAGCCGGGTAAAGGCAGTGCAAGTGTGTTTTCTACAGCTTTTGATACAATTGgtgatgaggatgatgatgaaactggGCAACAatctgaggaagatgaagaaCCAGTGGTTGCTAGTACAGGGAGGATTGGTGACAATTCATTTAGTTCAGCACttcttgatgaagaagaagaggcaGATACTTCTGTTTCTAAGTTGGAGGCTGAGACAGTTGAAGAGGATGATGAGCCAGAACTTATTTTTGCAGGTAAAAAGAAGTCatctaagaagaagaaaaaaggtgCTGTCAGCATGAATGAAGACGATGTTAGGGAAGAAGCTGAACCTGTACAAGCTAGCACGTCGTTTAATCCTGAAGAAGCTGATGATAATAGAAGCAAAAAGCAGGTGCCAGAAACTTCTAAGAACAAAACCAAGAAGAAAAAGGGTGGGCGTACAGTTCAAGAAGATGAGGATGAGATTGACAAGATCCTAGCAGAGCTTGGTGAAGCACAAGCTCCTGCTCCTGCTCCTTCTGAAGAGAAAGTGCAGGTGCAAGATAAATCGAAGAAGAAAAAGGGTGGTAAAACGGTTCAAGAGGAGGATGACATTGACAAAATTCTGGCGGAAATTGGTGAAGGGCAAGATACATCTGCACTGCCTCCTGCTTCTCTTCCACAAGAGGAGAAAGATCAACTAGGTGATGATGCTGCTGAGAAGGAAGCAGTAGAAGAAGGAGCTGTGGAGTCTGCTGctgcaaagaagaagaaaaagaagaaggagaaggaaaaagagaaaaaggcaGCTGCAGCAGCTGCATCTAATGTGGAGGAAAAGCAGGAAGAAACAAAAAATGATGCAAAAGGAAAATTGACGGATAAGAAACAGTCAAAGCAGGTTAGGGAGATGCAAGAGAGACTCAAAAAGATGAAGGAAGCTGAAGAAAGGAAGAAGAGGGAAGAAGAGGAAAAGCtaaggaaggaagaagaagaacgactTCGTCAGGAAGAACTAGAAAGACTTGCAGAAGAGAAGAAACGTTTGAAAAAggagaaagagaaggaaaagcTCTTGAAGAAGAAACAAGAGGGAAAACTGCTTACAGGAAAGCAAAAAGAAGAAGCTCGAAGATTAGAAGCAATGAGGAAGCAATTTCTTGCTAATGGTGGGACACTGCCACTCCCGGGGGGTGAGAATAAGAAAGAGACAACTAAACGGCCCATTTATAAAACAAAGAAGTCGAAGCCACAAGCTCAGGCAAATGGCAAAGCCCAGGAAGAGTCTTTTGAAAGcacagaaattaaagaacatcAGCAGGAGATTGTGTCCGAGGTTAATTCCATGGAAACTGAGAAGGTTGAGGATGTGGATTCGACGATTACAGAGGAGAAGTCAGAAGTAGCTGATGCAGAAGAAAatgaagttgaagaagaagaagatgatgaggaaTGGGATGCAAAGAGTTGGGATGATGCTGATCTGAAACTGCCTGGTAAGAGTGCTTTTGAAGACGAGGAGGTAGATTCAGAACCGCAACCTATAACTAAGAAAGAGATTAAGACTGCAAGTTCATCTGCTCATGACGCAGCCACTCTGCCTGTTGCTGCCAAGTCTGTTGTTCCTACTCAAAAAGCTGCTGCAACTTTACCAGGTGTACCTAAGAATGACCAAAGTAGGAGGGGTGAGCCTGAGGATAGGGTTGCCGACCAAAATAAGCAGAAAGACATCCCTGAAGACCGGGTAACAGGAAAACCTGGTGCTCCTCCTAACCAGAGTGAAGACAATCTCCGGTCTCCTATTTGCTGTATTATGGGTCATGTTGATACTGGTAAAACCAAGCTACTTGACTGCATACGAGGCACTAATGTTCAAGAAGGTGAAGCTGGAGGGATTACTCAGCAGATAGGTGCAACTTACTTTCCAGCCGAGAATATACGCGAGAGAACTAAGGAGCTCAAAGCTGATGCCACACTGAAGGTCCCTGGTTTATTGGTCATTGACACTCCTGGACATGAATCTTTCACGAATCTGCGTTCTCGAGGTTCAGGATTATGTGATATAGCAATTTTGGTTGTTGACATTATGCATGGGCTAGAACCACAAACCATAGAGTCACTTAATCTTCTGAAGATGAGGAATACTGAATTTATTGTTGCTCTGAATAAGGTGAAGATCATCTATACTGATGCACTTTTTTATGGTTTTATTTTGATTGTATTCTTTTAATTTCAGTTGCTTATTTTATTTCATTGATATTATCGCTATGCAGGTGGATAGGCTGTATGGATGGAAAGTTTGCAAGAATGCTCCCATTGTAAAGGCAATGAAGCAACAGTCCAAAGATGTTCAGTTTGAGTTTAATAATAGGCTCACTCAGGTTCTTATAACTCCTCGATTTGACCATTCCTCAATTGGTGGACCTTATCTCAACAGAATTCAGTTCAATTGTTACAGGTTGTTACCCAGTTCAAGGAACAAGGAATAAATACTGAGTTGTACTACAAAAACAAAGATATGGGGAAAGATACTTTCAGTATCGTACCAACCAGTGCTATCAGGTGTGTATATTTGTGCACATATTCAACAACCCCCCGTCccctttttccccctttttccGGGGTGTCCGTCTAGCACTCCATGAGACTGTTGATTTTGGCTAAATATGTTGATTCTCTGGATCTTATTGATGTAACAGTGGTGAAGGTATCCCTGACATGTTGTTGTTACTTGTTCAATGGACACAAAAGACAATGGTAGAGAGACTTACTTTCAGCAATGAAATCCAGGTATCATTTTCACATATCATCGTCAGTTAAATAGAAATTCTCAATATGGGTTGATTAACTGTTGTTACTCTTTGGCAGTGTACGGTTTTGGAGGTTAAGGTTATTGAGGGTCACGGGACAACCATTGACGTGGTTTTGGTTAATGGTGTGCTTCATGAAGGAGATCAAATAGTCGTTTGTGGCATGCAGGCATGGAACTCTCCCCTTTTCTTGTCCAAGTCTTTAGGGAGCCATTACTTCTTTGCTATGTTCAGATCCTCCATCGTGGAGAGTGTCTAACATTATAATTTTCCTCTTTTTGTGTGTAGGGACCTATTGTTGCCTCAATCCGAGCGTTACTAACGCCTCACCCAATGAAGGAACTCCGAGTAAAGGTATGGAACTACGCGTTCCTTTAGGCACTCCAATTTATTCTTTTTGCATTAAAGCATCTCTAACCTACTTATCAAAAAAATTTTCTCTAACCTCAGTTCAACTCCTTATATTTTCCTGAACTTGCTAGGCATTGAGGAGTACTAGTTGTTGTTAGTTCAGctatatataattattgaaacTGTGCCTTAATCGTTGCTATATCGTTGTGCCTTAATTGTGAAAGGTTATGCAAGATCATGAGGATGTTCAAATAACCTAAATTTCGGTCATGACTTGTAGATCTGTTTGAATCTAACATTGATCATATTCTGGTAATATCTATCCTGGGATTGTCAAGGTACTCACTGAGCTAGAGTCATTAGGTTTCTCAATGCCAAATGTGGCTTACAAAAAAATTGAAGTTTTGTGTGGGGGCTCTAGCTCAAGAAAGATGTGGCTGTATGGAAAGTTGTGTTCATGAAATCtgttctttttccttttaaattagtGATAGGTATCAGCACCTGGTTTATTAGACCTTTATCTTTTGAGTTATGTAAATCATTTCAAGCTCGTGGATGCTTTCATGGACATGGGGCTGTTGAGCTCGTATAT
This DNA window, taken from Nicotiana tabacum cultivar K326 chromosome 4, ASM71507v2, whole genome shotgun sequence, encodes the following:
- the LOC107794762 gene encoding uncharacterized protein LOC107794762, translated to MGRKKGTEREEDNPEPAKQVAGGGGGKSKKKNRGVIDDDEYSIGTELSEEPSVQDESLPAAPAFGKKKGKKGKKSGPRDDDDDDDEMDEKHVVKEDDVPEIIFAGKKKSSKKKNVAIDDDEYSVGTELYEEPVVVEEKVAGGKKKGKKGKKGGGANASNYGVLGEDDDEEDRLDLTRDSDQEDESIAPFSGKVKKSKPGKGSASVFSTAFDTIGDEDDDETGQQSEEDEEPVVASTGRIGDNSFSSALLDEEEEADTSVSKLEAETVEEDDEPELIFAGKKKSSKKKKKGAVSMNEDDVREEAEPVQASTSFNPEEADDNRSKKQVPETSKNKTKKKKGGRTVQEDEDEIDKILAELGEAQAPAPAPSEEKVQVQDKSKKKKGGKTVQEEDDIDKILAEIGEGQDTSALPPASLPQEEKDQLGDDAAEKEAVEEGAVESAAAKKKKKKKEKEKEKKAAAAAASNVEEKQEETKNDAKGKLTDKKQSKQVREMQERLKKMKEAEERKKREEEEKLRKEEEERLRQEELERLAEEKKRLKKEKEKEKLLKKKQEGKLLTGKQKEEARRLEAMRKQFLANGGTLPLPGGENKKETTKRPIYKTKKSKPQAQANGKAQEESFESTEIKEHQQEIVSEVNSMETEKVEDVDSTITEEKSEVADAEENEVEEEEDDEEWDAKSWDDADLKLPGKSAFEDEEVDSEPQPITKKEIKTASSSAHDAATLPVAAKSVVPTQKAAATLPGVPKNDQSRRGEPEDRVADQNKQKDIPEDRVTGKPGAPPNQSEDNLRSPICCIMGHVDTGKTKLLDCIRGTNVQEGEAGGITQQIGATYFPAENIRERTKELKADATLKVPGLLVIDTPGHESFTNLRSRGSGLCDIAILVVDIMHGLEPQTIESLNLLKMRNTEFIVALNKVDRLYGWKVCKNAPIVKAMKQQSKDVQFEFNNRLTQVVTQFKEQGINTELYYKNKDMGKDTFSIVPTSAISGEGIPDMLLLLVQWTQKTMVERLTFSNEIQCTVLEVKVIEGHGTTIDVVLVNGVLHEGDQIVVCGMQGPIVASIRALLTPHPMKELRVKGTYLHHKKIKAAQGIKITAQGLEHAIAGTSLYVVGPDDDVEDIKEAAMEDMRSVMNRIDKSGEGVYVQASTLGSLEALLEFLKTPDVSIPVSGIGIGPVHKKDVMKASVMLEKKKEYATILAFDVKVTQEARELADELGVKVFMADIIYHLFDQFKAYMDTIKEEKKKEVAEEAVFPCVLKIVPNCVFNKKDPIVLGVDVLEGIARIGTPICIPQKDFIDIGRVASIENNHKPVDSAKKGQRVAIKIVGSNPEEQQKMFGRHFEEEDELVSKISRRSIDILKTNFRKDLSVEDWRLVVKLKTLFKIN